One genomic region from Vibrio cyclitrophicus encodes:
- a CDS encoding globin family protein gives MKPNELFYESFERCRIDQEFLESFLADFCEHNPRFSERFEKIGLEQQTKMLKASIILIYNSSGLPSVRNSVKKLGKRHKDLGLDISEIELNEWFNSLLNTVKKYDPHYDENVERAWAETLEAGLTIMKNECVM, from the coding sequence ATGAAACCGAATGAACTGTTTTATGAAAGCTTTGAGCGTTGCCGGATTGATCAAGAATTCTTGGAAAGCTTTCTGGCAGACTTCTGCGAGCATAACCCAAGGTTTTCAGAACGTTTTGAAAAGATAGGGTTAGAGCAGCAAACTAAGATGCTTAAGGCCTCGATCATTCTTATTTATAATTCCTCTGGTCTGCCAAGTGTGCGGAACTCGGTCAAGAAACTGGGTAAAAGGCACAAAGATTTGGGGTTGGACATTTCAGAAATTGAATTAAACGAATGGTTTAATTCGCTGCTCAATACGGTTAAAAAGTACGATCCTCATTATGATGAGAACGTAGAACGAGCTTGGGCAGAAACGCTAGAAGCAGGCTTAACTATTATGAAGAACGAGTGCGTTATGTGA
- a CDS encoding VOC family protein yields MFSHVFLGTENIERAKSFYDPIMQELGYSEGTIDPKGRCIYVSKTGVLGLTKPIDGQPATYGNGMTVGFLASSTEIVDEWHRLGVENGGTSIENGPGARGTDERRLYMAYLRDPDGNKICATHFMP; encoded by the coding sequence ATGTTTAGTCATGTTTTTCTCGGAACCGAAAATATTGAACGCGCGAAGTCATTCTATGATCCAATTATGCAAGAGCTTGGTTACAGCGAAGGGACAATCGATCCCAAGGGGCGTTGTATATACGTTAGTAAAACGGGCGTACTAGGTTTAACTAAGCCGATTGACGGTCAGCCCGCGACTTATGGTAATGGGATGACCGTCGGGTTCTTGGCAAGCTCAACAGAAATAGTCGATGAATGGCATCGTCTTGGTGTTGAAAATGGTGGTACCAGTATTGAAAATGGTCCAGGTGCCAGAGGAACAGATGAACGTCGACTCTATATGGCCTATTTACGAGACCCTGATGGAAACAAGATTTGTGCAACTCACTTTATGCCATAG
- the soxR gene encoding redox-sensitive transcriptional activator SoxR, whose amino-acid sequence MRNIVYLTIGQLSERSGVAPSALRFYETKGLIASIRTNGNQRRYQSAMLRRIALIQVAQSIGFTLEEITEELSTLPMNQTATKRDWERVAKKWQGQLDRKMSQIRSLQENLTGCIGCGCLSMQKCHLLNPEDILHDQGQGAQRIVD is encoded by the coding sequence ATGAGGAACATCGTATATTTGACGATAGGACAGTTATCAGAGCGCAGTGGTGTTGCTCCTTCGGCACTCCGCTTTTATGAAACCAAAGGGTTGATTGCTTCGATTCGCACCAATGGCAACCAACGTCGTTACCAATCAGCTATGTTGCGACGAATTGCTTTGATACAAGTAGCGCAGTCGATAGGTTTTACGCTGGAAGAGATTACGGAAGAGTTATCTACCTTACCTATGAACCAGACCGCAACTAAGCGAGATTGGGAGCGAGTTGCGAAGAAGTGGCAAGGTCAGTTAGACAGAAAAATGTCGCAGATCCGTTCGTTACAAGAGAACCTGACAGGTTGTATTGGCTGTGGCTGCTTGAGTATGCAGAAGTGCCACTTGTTGAACCCTGAAGATATTTTGCATGATCAAGGGCAAGGTGCACAACGCATTGTTGATTAG
- a CDS encoding DUF1439 domain-containing protein, which translates to MTIKLINRFIIAFSALMLGGCVSYSITEQDMTKYLQDSVMLEQEVGVQSVMYAQVAVDDLEVKIGRTDNQRVSVIANTNAKVEIFNMPNMGLDLDIEFSAIPEYDNESGEVYLKSLRLERFQEKGQQLSPEVERLLKPAVSMIGFALSQSPVYKLDSNKVQESLIKSSEPNLVIKDNKLVIELFD; encoded by the coding sequence ATGACAATAAAGTTAATCAACCGCTTCATTATCGCTTTTTCTGCCCTGATGCTAGGTGGTTGTGTGAGCTACAGTATTACTGAACAAGACATGACGAAATACCTACAAGATTCAGTGATGTTAGAACAAGAAGTTGGTGTTCAAAGTGTTATGTATGCGCAAGTGGCTGTTGATGATTTAGAAGTGAAAATTGGACGAACAGACAATCAACGAGTCTCGGTTATAGCTAATACTAATGCAAAAGTTGAGATATTTAATATGCCGAATATGGGGTTAGATTTGGATATTGAGTTCAGTGCTATCCCTGAATATGACAATGAAAGTGGTGAAGTGTATTTGAAATCGTTACGACTAGAGCGTTTTCAGGAAAAAGGACAACAACTCTCCCCTGAGGTTGAGAGGTTGCTTAAGCCTGCGGTATCCATGATTGGCTTTGCTTTGTCTCAGTCACCGGTTTATAAATTGGATAGCAACAAGGTGCAAGAGTCATTGATTAAGTCATCGGAGCCTAATCTAGTGATTAAAGATAACAAACTGGTTATTGAGTTGTTTGATTAG
- a CDS encoding thiol-disulfide oxidoreductase DCC family protein, which produces MTALTIFYDGTCPLCAKEMAALAKHDTENKIQTIDIYSEAFSDYPQIDADAANTILHALDENGKLLLGLDVTYQAWRLVGKGWLYAPLRWAIFKPMADWCYLRFAKNRYKVSFWLTGKSRCNGNSCTK; this is translated from the coding sequence ATGACGGCATTAACGATATTTTATGATGGGACATGTCCATTGTGTGCAAAAGAGATGGCGGCACTTGCCAAGCATGACACTGAAAATAAGATTCAAACCATCGATATCTACAGTGAAGCCTTTTCAGACTACCCTCAGATTGATGCGGACGCAGCCAACACCATTTTGCATGCACTGGATGAGAATGGAAAACTTTTGCTAGGTTTAGACGTGACCTACCAAGCGTGGCGCTTAGTAGGAAAAGGTTGGCTATACGCCCCATTGCGCTGGGCCATATTCAAGCCAATGGCCGACTGGTGTTATCTACGATTTGCCAAGAACAGATACAAAGTTTCTTTCTGGCTAACAGGAAAGTCACGCTGCAATGGAAACAGCTGCACTAAATAG
- a CDS encoding ABC1 kinase family protein, translating to MSAKERNLPTHRISRFSKFASLATRVAGSVITEGTKQLAQGNRPKAKDLVLTPQNIARLTDQLAHLRGAAMKLGQMLSMDAGDILEPELANILARLRSDADPLPAKQLNQVLENSLGINWKVEFITFNFKPLASASIGQVHQAYSDAGDKLAIKVQYPGIRKSIDSDVDNVGTLLNIVGLIPKSVDYKSLLEEAKKQLHDEADYAREADYAIRYHDALKEHSHFVVPKIHPQVSSDSVLAMDFIEGVSIEQIEGYDQSTRDFVMHSLIELMFKELFDFKMVQTDPNFANYLYVEQTRQIGLLDFGATREYSDRFSDGYRSAFTSVINHNEQGLNKALEQIGFFSETILPDQRQAILNLVTMACEPMLVDEDYDFKASGLAQRLREAGTILSMEQEYWHTPPADALFLHRKIGGMYLLASRLGAKVNIRRLVEPYLLSDS from the coding sequence ATGTCGGCAAAAGAAAGAAATCTACCTACCCATCGTATTTCAAGATTCAGTAAATTCGCGTCTCTCGCAACTCGAGTAGCGGGAAGTGTCATAACTGAAGGCACGAAACAGCTCGCGCAGGGAAACAGACCCAAAGCAAAAGACTTGGTATTAACACCTCAAAATATCGCTCGCCTTACAGATCAGTTGGCACATTTGCGAGGCGCTGCAATGAAGCTAGGTCAGATGCTGTCGATGGATGCCGGTGATATCCTAGAACCGGAGTTAGCCAATATACTCGCTCGCTTGCGCTCAGACGCCGACCCATTACCCGCTAAGCAGCTTAACCAAGTATTAGAAAATTCACTTGGTATAAATTGGAAAGTGGAATTTATTACCTTCAACTTTAAGCCTTTAGCTAGTGCGTCTATCGGCCAGGTCCACCAAGCTTACAGTGATGCAGGAGACAAACTTGCTATCAAAGTCCAATATCCAGGCATTCGAAAAAGTATCGACAGCGATGTAGACAACGTAGGCACACTGCTCAACATTGTTGGGTTGATACCAAAGTCGGTCGACTACAAAAGCTTACTAGAAGAGGCAAAGAAACAGCTCCATGATGAAGCGGACTATGCTCGCGAGGCTGACTACGCGATTCGTTACCATGATGCATTAAAAGAGCACTCTCACTTCGTCGTACCTAAAATTCACCCGCAAGTCTCTTCAGACTCCGTCCTCGCCATGGACTTCATTGAAGGTGTCTCGATAGAGCAAATAGAAGGTTACGACCAAAGTACCCGTGACTTCGTGATGCACAGCCTAATCGAGTTAATGTTCAAAGAGCTGTTTGACTTCAAGATGGTGCAAACCGACCCCAATTTCGCTAATTACTTGTATGTAGAACAAACACGTCAAATTGGCTTGTTGGATTTTGGTGCCACCCGTGAATACAGTGATCGCTTCAGTGATGGTTATCGTTCAGCCTTTACCTCTGTGATTAATCACAATGAACAAGGACTCAACAAGGCGTTAGAGCAAATTGGATTTTTTAGCGAGACCATCCTCCCTGACCAGCGCCAAGCGATTCTCAACCTAGTGACAATGGCATGTGAACCCATGCTTGTCGATGAAGATTACGACTTCAAAGCTAGTGGTTTAGCACAAAGGCTTCGTGAGGCAGGAACCATACTCAGCATGGAGCAAGAGTATTGGCACACACCACCAGCCGATGCCCTATTCCTCCACCGAAAGATTGGAGGCATGTATCTGCTGGCATCTCGCCTTGGGGCCAAGGTGAACATCAGGCGCTTGGTAGAACCCTATTTGCTAAGCGACAGCTGA
- a CDS encoding glutathione peroxidase — MKHSLLCSTALIASLTSSFAFSASCPEILNGKQRLLNSNEEIELCEEFQGKTLLIVNTASQCGFTPQFEQLEQLHQTYKDQGFTVVGFPSNDFRQDRGSEEKSAKICYLDYGVTFPMMARASLSGPNANPVFAEIQQQAGIKPKWNFYKFLVSKEGKVIATFPSSTSPTSSTLKNAIEQQL; from the coding sequence ATGAAGCATTCGCTGCTGTGCTCCACCGCCCTAATCGCGAGCCTAACAAGTTCATTCGCTTTTTCAGCAAGCTGTCCTGAGATACTCAACGGCAAACAAAGGCTGTTAAATTCAAACGAAGAGATTGAGCTGTGTGAAGAGTTTCAAGGTAAAACTTTATTGATCGTGAATACAGCAAGTCAATGCGGTTTCACGCCACAGTTCGAGCAACTTGAGCAACTGCATCAAACATATAAAGATCAAGGATTCACGGTTGTTGGTTTCCCAAGCAATGATTTTCGTCAAGACAGAGGAAGCGAGGAGAAGTCTGCCAAAATCTGTTATCTGGATTACGGCGTCACGTTTCCAATGATGGCGCGTGCTTCACTCTCTGGGCCGAACGCAAATCCAGTCTTTGCCGAAATCCAACAACAAGCTGGTATCAAACCGAAATGGAATTTCTACAAGTTCTTGGTCAGCAAAGAAGGCAAAGTGATAGCAACCTTCCCGAGTTCTACGTCGCCAACCAGTAGTACCCTCAAAAATGCTATCGAGCAGCAGCTATGA
- a CDS encoding DUF3429 domain-containing protein: MKSDYMETTQTRNTMAKLGYMGLVPFLFGLLLSLTDSQFFNLSGETLFITYSVVILSFLSGILWGNGIENFEIQSSNNALILSNVIVLAAWLAVLLGEQKEFITTLILLVGYIAVWRAERSMKEQNKSEGPDGYFEMRTRLTSSVVLMHGIVLLT, from the coding sequence ATGAAGTCAGATTACATGGAAACAACTCAAACACGTAACACCATGGCTAAGCTCGGCTATATGGGTTTAGTCCCCTTTTTATTCGGCCTATTGTTATCGCTCACCGACAGTCAGTTTTTTAACTTGAGCGGAGAAACACTCTTCATCACTTACAGCGTGGTTATCTTAAGTTTCTTGTCTGGTATTTTATGGGGAAATGGCATAGAGAATTTCGAAATCCAATCAAGTAACAATGCTCTAATTCTAAGCAATGTTATTGTGTTAGCAGCGTGGCTAGCGGTACTACTCGGTGAGCAAAAGGAATTCATAACCACACTTATTCTCTTGGTCGGTTACATTGCGGTTTGGCGAGCAGAGAGGTCGATGAAGGAACAGAATAAAAGCGAAGGGCCTGATGGGTATTTTGAAATGAGAACTCGACTAACTTCTAGCGTTGTGTTGATGCATGGTATCGTGCTGTTAACTTGA
- a CDS encoding lipopolysaccharide biosynthesis protein, which translates to MGSLKQSAYYAIGIVMMKGISLVMIPYITHKMTLAEYGSLEAIVLLADIGTILFSFGIVEAMYRYVGVSDGDEKRELVSNCFTLSVLVCVLGGLLIALSMPLLILMLPVEFQPYQIFILLIPTMLDGAISIPLTLMRMNAMAKQFCLLNVLKAGVQAVMTFALLEAGYGIDGVLISAAVSSLLLMICLVRYQWQEMGTFGCFKYSTKILKFGLPALVGGASMYMIMGLDRWVMASFVGVEELAIYAVSGKFALILGLLLQPYALWWFPNRVAILQQSGGSKDCADKALVGVNFAIVLGALMILTVPGFIALILPSSYQYSGTIVVALLAISVIKNAGDYLNLGCFSGKSSQSQMWIQGGCAILAAIGYVTVTPSYGVWGVIVVLCGTYILRLLLLYFVSQTMEPLPYQHSKWIVALSIAVVAVACDRLLGLVLVDVHDFVLGCFVAVVTLVAFVKYSVIIIPPVLLDKFTLRKHSQIS; encoded by the coding sequence ATGGGTTCATTAAAACAGTCAGCCTATTACGCTATTGGTATTGTGATGATGAAAGGGATATCACTTGTGATGATTCCTTACATTACTCACAAAATGACACTAGCAGAATATGGTTCTTTAGAAGCGATTGTCTTGTTAGCAGACATTGGAACGATATTGTTTAGCTTTGGTATCGTTGAGGCAATGTATCGTTATGTGGGCGTGTCCGATGGCGATGAAAAGCGGGAACTCGTTTCTAACTGCTTTACGCTAAGTGTTTTGGTGTGCGTGCTAGGAGGGTTATTAATTGCGCTCAGCATGCCGCTATTGATTTTAATGTTACCCGTCGAATTTCAACCCTACCAAATTTTTATCCTACTCATTCCTACAATGCTTGATGGGGCAATCTCTATTCCTCTGACCTTAATGCGAATGAACGCGATGGCGAAACAATTTTGCCTGCTTAATGTATTGAAAGCCGGTGTTCAAGCCGTGATGACTTTTGCATTGCTTGAGGCCGGATATGGTATTGATGGTGTGTTGATTTCGGCAGCGGTATCGAGTTTGCTGCTAATGATCTGTTTAGTGCGCTATCAATGGCAAGAGATGGGAACATTTGGTTGTTTTAAATACTCAACCAAGATCCTGAAGTTTGGGTTACCCGCTTTGGTGGGAGGGGCATCAATGTATATGATCATGGGGTTAGATCGTTGGGTAATGGCAAGTTTCGTTGGAGTCGAAGAACTGGCGATTTATGCAGTCAGTGGTAAATTTGCGTTGATCCTTGGATTGTTATTGCAACCCTATGCACTGTGGTGGTTCCCAAACCGTGTCGCCATTCTTCAGCAATCAGGAGGTAGTAAGGATTGTGCAGACAAAGCCTTAGTTGGCGTCAATTTCGCCATCGTATTGGGTGCTTTGATGATTTTAACTGTTCCAGGCTTTATCGCTTTAATTCTGCCAAGCAGCTATCAATATTCGGGTACGATTGTTGTCGCATTGCTTGCCATTAGTGTTATCAAGAACGCAGGTGATTATTTGAATCTTGGTTGTTTCAGTGGGAAATCAAGTCAATCGCAAATGTGGATTCAAGGTGGATGCGCGATCTTGGCCGCTATTGGTTATGTCACCGTGACGCCCAGTTATGGCGTATGGGGGGTTATTGTTGTCCTCTGCGGAACTTACATATTGCGATTACTACTTTTATATTTCGTCAGCCAAACAATGGAACCGTTACCTTATCAGCACAGTAAATGGATAGTTGCGCTCAGTATTGCCGTAGTTGCGGTCGCTTGTGATCGATTGCTCGGGTTGGTGCTCGTTGATGTTCATGACTTTGTTTTAGGCTGCTTTGTGGCAGTGGTGACATTAGTGGCCTTCGTAAAATATTCGGTCATCATTATTCCGCCTGTGTTGCTTGATAAGTTCACGTTACGCAAGCACTCCCAGATAAGTTGA
- a CDS encoding glycosyltransferase family 2 protein, producing the protein MAKVSIVIPTYNCLGYLPKAIGSVLKQTHQDLELIIIDDNSNDGTSTYLSSIHDERIIKLSTLGVGAPQARNLGIEKASGEFIAFLDADDFWFPEKIERQLEFHQRNPDLAMSFTNYEHLTEDYQVIVDCFSYWSQFQDHDELFFNIENPLEFIIENNVIGTSTVMVKADVFSQTDTFNADITYGEDWELWLRVSENHQIGVLNSVQVGYLMRANSVTQTESFKLRNLQSIESILQHYQNDSERWNLPSSSFKIAKARILEGYADYYRSLQHNRQAAAYSFRSLVLAPQKRTLLHLIRDCKSFLTPAG; encoded by the coding sequence ATGGCTAAAGTTAGTATTGTTATTCCTACTTATAATTGTTTGGGCTACCTGCCGAAGGCAATCGGCAGCGTACTCAAGCAGACTCATCAAGACCTTGAGCTGATCATTATTGACGATAACAGCAATGACGGGACGTCAACTTATCTTTCTTCGATACACGATGAGCGAATTATAAAGTTATCGACGTTGGGCGTAGGTGCTCCTCAAGCCAGAAACTTAGGGATCGAAAAAGCGTCCGGTGAATTCATCGCTTTTTTAGACGCTGACGACTTTTGGTTCCCTGAAAAAATTGAACGACAACTTGAATTCCATCAGCGGAACCCCGATCTGGCGATGAGTTTTACTAACTACGAGCATCTCACTGAAGACTACCAAGTGATTGTCGACTGCTTCAGTTATTGGTCGCAGTTTCAAGATCATGACGAGTTATTCTTTAATATTGAAAACCCACTAGAGTTTATTATTGAAAATAACGTGATTGGCACATCGACAGTGATGGTGAAAGCCGATGTCTTTTCGCAAACAGACACTTTTAACGCGGACATTACTTACGGAGAAGATTGGGAGCTATGGCTTCGCGTGAGTGAGAATCATCAGATTGGCGTATTGAATTCAGTGCAAGTTGGTTACTTGATGAGAGCGAATTCTGTTACTCAAACGGAAAGCTTCAAGCTGAGGAATTTGCAGTCTATAGAATCTATTCTTCAGCATTACCAAAATGACAGTGAACGTTGGAACCTACCTTCTTCTAGTTTCAAGATCGCAAAGGCGAGAATACTTGAAGGTTACGCTGACTATTACCGAAGCCTACAACACAACCGACAGGCGGCCGCTTACAGTTTTAGATCTTTGGTTTTGGCTCCTCAAAAACGAACGTTACTACACCTAATCAGAGACTGTAAAAGTTTCCTAACGCCAGCAGGGTAA
- a CDS encoding glycosyltransferase codes for MKKVAFIAPTYPVLSETFIQTEVDSVKACGHQVCIMAFEVEKSKKAFDYDIVKIGKDVRAGKITSINWVGFVKALSFVSKQTSMPKKSLFAYGFKLALQLAEKDVNHVHAHFCQHTTAHAIVAAKLLNITCSFVAHGHDVYEFAYDIERKITSSDFVVAVCKDMLTDFNHMAKGNIKLLHCGVNTKQFRLHPKTETKQLRFVFLGRLVEQKGIHFLIDALAPIAEPLDIHLDIVGTGDLESQLKMQVEQQGLTRNVTFLGSKPHEWVKENLPHYDCLVAPFCFSETGCVDTGPLVLKEAMAVGTPVITTNIMGCKEIVTPDTGFLVNEKNVDELRESIERFAQLSSNDKIEMGMMARTRVEKRFNSLKQAQQLSHWIENPV; via the coding sequence ATGAAAAAAGTAGCATTTATAGCGCCAACCTATCCTGTGCTCAGTGAGACCTTCATTCAAACAGAGGTCGACTCCGTGAAAGCGTGTGGGCATCAGGTATGCATAATGGCATTCGAAGTAGAAAAAAGTAAAAAAGCTTTCGACTATGACATTGTCAAAATTGGCAAGGATGTTCGGGCGGGCAAGATAACTAGCATCAATTGGGTGGGTTTTGTCAAAGCACTTTCGTTTGTCTCTAAGCAGACTAGCATGCCGAAGAAGTCACTTTTTGCTTATGGGTTTAAGCTGGCTTTACAACTTGCAGAAAAAGACGTCAACCATGTTCATGCTCATTTCTGCCAACACACCACCGCCCACGCTATAGTCGCCGCTAAGCTTCTCAATATAACGTGTTCGTTTGTCGCCCATGGTCATGATGTTTACGAATTCGCTTACGATATTGAACGTAAAATTACATCGAGTGATTTTGTGGTCGCAGTCTGTAAAGACATGCTCACAGACTTTAATCACATGGCCAAAGGAAACATAAAGCTCCTACATTGCGGTGTAAATACCAAGCAATTCCGGTTACACCCAAAGACTGAAACCAAGCAGCTTCGTTTTGTTTTCCTGGGAAGACTAGTTGAACAAAAAGGTATCCACTTTCTCATTGACGCTTTAGCACCGATAGCCGAGCCTCTCGACATTCATCTCGATATCGTTGGCACTGGAGATTTAGAGTCGCAGTTAAAAATGCAAGTAGAGCAACAAGGGTTAACTCGAAATGTCACCTTTCTGGGCTCAAAGCCTCATGAATGGGTAAAAGAAAACCTTCCGCATTACGATTGTTTAGTCGCTCCTTTCTGTTTTTCAGAAACAGGTTGTGTTGATACTGGGCCGTTAGTACTAAAAGAAGCTATGGCTGTCGGAACCCCCGTGATTACAACCAACATTATGGGCTGTAAGGAGATTGTCACACCTGATACTGGCTTTTTAGTGAATGAAAAAAACGTCGACGAGTTAAGAGAAAGCATTGAGCGTTTTGCGCAATTAAGTAGTAATGACAAAATAGAGATGGGCATGATGGCAAGAACAAGAGTAGAGAAACGCTTCAACTCTCTTAAACAAGCTCAGCAGCTGTCTCACTGGATAGAGAATCCAGTTTAA
- a CDS encoding ribonuclease H family protein encodes MAKKYYVVWKGRTPGIFTTWNECKSQVDGFAGARYKSFPTLGEAESAFGGKKSSVSAPTYNFTSVKPSATSKASKAKTPPLSEQQITDMPFDIKIFTDGACEPNPGEAGTGLAVYLNNELTELWYGLYQATGTNNTAELQGLKQAFILAKEKLQAGLSVAIYCDSKYSIDCITKWASGWEKKGWTKSGGEIKNLDIIMPAYAMYQEIASQITIYHVNGHVGIEGNELADRMSIVAIASKEQGLSQYTETDDLTEILALRAG; translated from the coding sequence TTGGCTAAGAAATATTATGTGGTTTGGAAAGGTCGTACACCGGGTATTTTTACCACTTGGAATGAATGTAAATCGCAAGTTGATGGTTTTGCCGGTGCGAGATACAAATCGTTTCCCACATTAGGTGAAGCTGAATCTGCTTTCGGTGGTAAAAAGTCGTCTGTGTCTGCTCCAACTTATAATTTTACATCCGTAAAACCAAGTGCTACAAGTAAGGCGAGCAAAGCTAAAACTCCGCCGCTTTCGGAGCAGCAAATCACTGATATGCCTTTTGACATCAAGATCTTTACTGATGGTGCTTGTGAGCCAAACCCTGGAGAGGCCGGTACAGGTTTAGCGGTTTATCTAAATAATGAGTTAACGGAATTGTGGTATGGCTTGTACCAAGCTACGGGCACCAACAATACCGCAGAGCTACAAGGTTTGAAGCAAGCATTTATACTCGCCAAAGAAAAACTGCAAGCTGGATTGTCTGTTGCGATTTATTGTGACTCAAAATACTCAATTGACTGCATTACCAAGTGGGCTTCAGGTTGGGAGAAAAAGGGCTGGACGAAGTCGGGTGGTGAGATTAAAAACCTCGATATTATCATGCCAGCCTATGCAATGTACCAAGAGATCGCTTCTCAAATCACTATCTATCATGTTAACGGTCACGTTGGTATTGAAGGTAATGAACTTGCAGACCGAATGTCTATCGTTGCGATTGCATCGAAAGAACAAGGTCTGAGTCAATATACAGAGACGGACGATCTTACTGAGATTTTAGCGTTGCGAGCGGGTTAA
- a CDS encoding DUF2059 domain-containing protein: MHKLLAIFFLLVPLQLSAAQDTKQALVKELLQIMDVDSTLDAVFLQIDSMMADMSKELEVSDSERDIFDEYYHSMNDLMKEEMSWKKLEPTIVTIYSEQFTEAEVEAMIDFYKTEHGKSILKKMPTVTTESMIMTQSVMQQVIPKIQTLTTKLKQDLKEHRGS; encoded by the coding sequence ATGCACAAACTTCTCGCCATTTTCTTTCTGCTAGTTCCGCTACAATTGTCAGCTGCACAGGACACGAAGCAAGCGTTAGTAAAAGAGCTTCTTCAGATCATGGATGTCGATTCCACGTTGGACGCGGTATTCCTTCAAATAGATAGCATGATGGCTGATATGTCTAAAGAACTCGAGGTTTCAGACTCAGAACGAGATATTTTTGATGAATACTATCACAGCATGAATGACTTGATGAAAGAAGAGATGAGTTGGAAAAAGCTAGAGCCAACAATTGTAACGATCTACAGTGAGCAGTTCACTGAAGCTGAGGTCGAGGCTATGATCGATTTCTACAAAACAGAACATGGTAAGAGTATTCTGAAAAAGATGCCAACTGTGACAACAGAGTCAATGATTATGACTCAGTCGGTAATGCAGCAAGTTATACCTAAGATTCAAACTTTAACTACCAAATTAAAACAGGATCTTAAGGAACATAGAGGCTCCTAA
- a CDS encoding AzlD domain-containing protein, translating into MIWLSILLMTAIVFFSRYVFLEPSIPLRLNSTARRLLRYSSPAVLTAIWGPIVFAPEQSFWPSLENPYLIGALVTGLLIWKTGNVLLTIGVSMAVFLFYNLVAVEFLFL; encoded by the coding sequence GTGATTTGGTTATCGATATTGCTCATGACAGCGATTGTTTTTTTTAGTCGGTATGTGTTTCTAGAGCCTTCAATTCCTCTTCGGCTGAATAGTACGGCAAGGCGCCTACTGCGATATTCAAGCCCCGCTGTATTAACGGCTATTTGGGGGCCGATTGTATTCGCTCCTGAGCAATCATTCTGGCCAAGCCTCGAAAACCCATATTTAATCGGCGCTCTTGTGACTGGGTTACTGATATGGAAAACAGGAAATGTGCTGTTAACGATTGGAGTCAGTATGGCCGTGTTTTTGTTCTATAACTTAGTCGCAGTTGAGTTTCTTTTCCTTTAA
- a CDS encoding AzlC family ABC transporter permease, which translates to MDNNTMDKRTQLWKGVMAAMPLSIAVIPWGILAGSYAIDAGLNQLQAQAMSAILFAGSAQLVAAGMFKAGIGLGTMLLTTLFITSRHFLYSVSMRDKISHLPARWRLLLGFWLTDELFAICSGQSQQEFNRWYAAGVGGGFYLVWNIASFVGIVAGSQIPSLNEIGLDFAVAATFIALVFPLIRTLPTVVCVVVSLVTSVAMAVNQVEGGLMIAAISGMLAGFISESFVERHNGQKQANEGESA; encoded by the coding sequence ATGGATAACAACACAATGGATAAACGTACGCAGTTATGGAAAGGCGTTATGGCAGCGATGCCGTTAAGTATTGCCGTCATACCGTGGGGCATATTAGCAGGCTCGTATGCGATAGATGCTGGACTGAATCAGCTTCAAGCTCAGGCTATGTCTGCCATTTTATTTGCGGGCTCAGCTCAGCTAGTGGCTGCGGGTATGTTTAAAGCGGGTATTGGTTTAGGGACTATGTTGTTAACTACGCTGTTTATTACGTCAAGACACTTTCTTTATAGTGTCTCTATGCGTGACAAAATTAGTCACCTTCCTGCACGTTGGCGTTTACTGCTTGGTTTTTGGCTCACTGATGAACTGTTCGCGATTTGCAGTGGGCAATCCCAACAAGAGTTTAATCGTTGGTATGCCGCGGGCGTGGGTGGCGGATTTTACCTCGTTTGGAATATTGCCAGCTTTGTCGGCATTGTCGCAGGTAGTCAAATTCCATCACTTAACGAAATTGGCCTCGATTTCGCGGTCGCCGCAACTTTCATTGCTTTGGTTTTTCCTTTGATTCGAACACTGCCAACGGTGGTGTGTGTTGTGGTGTCATTGGTGACCTCTGTGGCAATGGCGGTCAATCAGGTTGAAGGGGGGCTGATGATTGCTGCGATTTCAGGTATGTTGGCGGGCTTCATTAGTGAATCATTTGTTGAACGACACAATGGTCAGAAACAAGCGAATGAAGGAGAATCAGCGTGA